The sequence CGTCTGCTTTTTGTCCATTTAGCCCTTTTGCCTCAGCACCTTTTACAAACTCGCCCTTTAGCCTATCCATCTCTTCTTTGATCTTTTTACCCATCGCACGGCGTACAAGGTCCGCCCCGCCAAGGCTAAAGCCGCCTATGGCTTGAACGATTTGCATAACTTGCTCTTGATAGACGATGACGCCGTATGTTGGTGCAAGGATCGGCTCAAGCTCTTTAAATGAGTAGGTTATCTCGGCCTCGCCATGTTTTCTTTTGACAAAGTCATCAAGCATACCACTTTCCATCGGTCCTGGTCGGTAGAGTGCTAGCATCGCGACGATGTCCTCAAAGCAGTCTGGACGCAAGCTAGTTCCTAGCTTTCTCATGCCTTCGCCCTCGATTTGGAAAATTCCTATCGCTTGGCCGCTTTGTATCATTTTATAAACATTAGAATCGTTTTTATCGATCTGCTCCCAAATGATATCCTTTCCAGTTCGTTGTTTAACGAGCTTTATGGCATTATCGATAACTGTTAGTGTTTTTAGTCCAAGAAAGTCGAATTTAATTAAATCCACGTCCTCAAGATATTTAAGGCTATACTGCGTAACATAGCGGTCTTCTGGGCTGTTTGGCTGACGAAATAATGGAGTTTTATTCCAAAGCTCCTCATTTGAGATAACGACACCTGCTGCGTGCTGACCGGCGTTTCTGTTTAGCCCCTCAAGATCAAGGGCAAATTTCCAAATTTTAGCTGCCTTTGGATTTTGACTTATTAGCTCAGCTATCTTTGGCTCTTTTTCATAAGCATCTTTTAGCGTAATACCAAGTTCATCAGGTATTAGCTTTGCCATCGCATCGGCTTCGGCGTAAGGCATATCACAAACCCTAGCAACATCTCTAATGACACCTTTTGCAAGCAATTTACCAAATGTAATAACGCCAGCAACGTTAAATTTTCCGTATTTTTGCGTAACATAGTCAATTATCTCACCACGCCTGCTCTGGCAAAAATCCACGTCTATATCTGGCATACTAACACGCTCTGGGTTTAGAAACCTCTCAAAAAGTAGGTTGTATGGGATTGGATCAAGGTCAGTGATCTTTAGCGAGTAAGCGACCAAGCTACCAGCCGCGGAACCACGTCCTGGACCAACTGGCACACCTCTACTTTTAGCCTCATTTATGAAGTCCCAAACGATCATCATATAGCCTGGGAAATTCATTTTATTAATTATGCCAATCTCTATCTCAAGGCGCTTTTTGTATTCGTCATGTAAATTTTCAGGGACAAATTTTAGCCTCTCTTCAAGCCCCTTTCTACATTCATATTCAAAAAACACAGCATCATTTTTAAAGCTATATCTATTTTCTGGCTCTGGAAGTATTAAATTTCTCTCTTTAGCATACTCAAGTGTAAATTTAAAATTTGGCGGAGTTGGATTGCCAAGTTTGATCTCAAGATTGCACTTATTCACGATCTCTTGGGTGTTTTCTATCACTTCGGGGATATCTAAAAATAGCTCACTCATCTGCTCTTTGCTTTTTACAAAAAACTCATGAACGCTGTGACGAAGTCGGTTTGGATCATCTAAAGTTTTGTTCATCGCGATACACATAAAAACCTCATGTGCGTCGGCTCGCTCTTTAAAAGTGTAGTGAGTATCGTTTGTGGCGATGACCTTTATGCCAGTCTCTTTGGCAATGCACAAAATATCATCATCAATGCGTTTTTGATCGCCGATGCCGTGACGCATGATCTCAAGATAAAAGTCATCTCCAAAAATTTCTTTATATTCAAGTGCGACCTCTTTTGCTCTCTCGTAGCCCTTTGCGCCAAATTTGACGTTACGATCGCTTAAATTTAGATGCCAACTCACCTCGCCCTGCAAGCACGCTGAGCTACAAACCAAGCCCTCGCTGTGCTCTTTTAAAATTTTTTTATTGATACGAGGATAGTAGTAAAAGCCCTCGATGTAGCTCATAGAGCTAAGATACATTAAATTTTTATAGCCAGTCTCGTTTTTGGCGATTAGTATAAGGTGAAAGCGCTGTTTAGTACTCTTATCATCGAGCTGCTCGCCATTATGCACGTAAGCTTCGATGCCAATTAGTGGTTTTATCCCCTCTTTTTTCATCGCCTTGTAAAAATCTATCGCTCCAAACATATTGCCGTGATCAGTAATCGCCGCTGCTGTGTCACCTCTATCATGAAGCACATGAGCTAGCTCTTTTATCTTGTTTGCTCCGTCAAGCAGGGAGTATTCGGTGTGTAAATGTAGGTGCGTAAAGCTAGAATTTTCACTCATTTTTTATCCTTTTTTAATGAGTGGATTTTACAAAATTTTGGCTAATAAGGTGCTTGATGAAAACTTAATGTGAGCTTTAAAATTTATAGAATTTGTAGTTTGTGGCTAAGAACGAAGCACGCTGTCATCTGACGCACTATGCTATTAAGGTCTTGTAAATTTTAAATTTTTGTGAACGAGTAATTTCGGCTCTAAAATTTGAGCTAAGCGATCAATGAAGACAAAATTTAGTAGTCAATTCTTATGAGTGAATGGAATTTTAAAATCTATAAAGTGAAAAAGAATTAGATCGCGGACTAAGCCGCAATCCATTATAGATAAACTGGGATATTTGTATGTTCTAAGAAAAATCTTGAAGTGCCACCAAGCACCATTTCCATAAGACCATTTTCACCATATCTGCTAGCAACGATTAGATCAGCATTTCTATCAATAGCTGCTTTCAAAAGTGCTTCACCAGGTATCATCGTAGTAGCGATCACTTCAA comes from Campylobacter concisus and encodes:
- the dnaE gene encoding DNA polymerase III subunit alpha: MSENSSFTHLHLHTEYSLLDGANKIKELAHVLHDRGDTAAAITDHGNMFGAIDFYKAMKKEGIKPLIGIEAYVHNGEQLDDKSTKQRFHLILIAKNETGYKNLMYLSSMSYIEGFYYYPRINKKILKEHSEGLVCSSACLQGEVSWHLNLSDRNVKFGAKGYERAKEVALEYKEIFGDDFYLEIMRHGIGDQKRIDDDILCIAKETGIKVIATNDTHYTFKERADAHEVFMCIAMNKTLDDPNRLRHSVHEFFVKSKEQMSELFLDIPEVIENTQEIVNKCNLEIKLGNPTPPNFKFTLEYAKERNLILPEPENRYSFKNDAVFFEYECRKGLEERLKFVPENLHDEYKKRLEIEIGIINKMNFPGYMMIVWDFINEAKSRGVPVGPGRGSAAGSLVAYSLKITDLDPIPYNLLFERFLNPERVSMPDIDVDFCQSRRGEIIDYVTQKYGKFNVAGVITFGKLLAKGVIRDVARVCDMPYAEADAMAKLIPDELGITLKDAYEKEPKIAELISQNPKAAKIWKFALDLEGLNRNAGQHAAGVVISNEELWNKTPLFRQPNSPEDRYVTQYSLKYLEDVDLIKFDFLGLKTLTVIDNAIKLVKQRTGKDIIWEQIDKNDSNVYKMIQSGQAIGIFQIEGEGMRKLGTSLRPDCFEDIVAMLALYRPGPMESGMLDDFVKRKHGEAEITYSFKELEPILAPTYGVIVYQEQVMQIVQAIGGFSLGGADLVRRAMGKKIKEEMDRLKGEFVKGAEAKGLNGQKADDLFELIVKFAGYGFNKSHSAAYAYVTFQTAYLKAYYPAEFMAALLTSEESNVDKIVRYIDEIKRINIDTLPPSINKSTKEFSVVKNGDHDGIIFGLGAIKGVGGAAIENIITEREANGEFKSMDDFVSRIDPFKVNKKVFESLIKAGCFDEFGFSRKMLMQNVENIIEACKSAAQIRKNAVESLFGEDESMNDVKINFVTINYEFDIKQILKFEQESVGIYLSGHPLDDYKDEINKIKYTLSSEFESLPQSAEILVVGKIEDFSTRITKSGKKMGTINVLDFHGNIEIAVFERELGNIEDIVKDEAKRDLPYAFRINITKDDQFVRTNLNEVYSLEDAQNLDFKTRKLKQNSKFSKNEESSMPQRAREYAELEVLLCLSELSKDKITSLYNLGYNEHIKSGTNNDKRLVIKIKNENTAQIFVYKTKFVVNDSFKEKALQAIAC